In the Bacteroidales bacterium genome, TTCATTTTAACTCTTTTTAAGACAACAAAGATAGAAAAGAATTTTTTTGAATACAAAATGGATTTTGGTAAAGAAATTCATTGATGTCAGTTAAATAAAAACCCTGACTGAAATAGATTTCTCTGCCACCTGTGTGGCATCGAAGAAAGACACAGGTCCCCAGAATGGTCAGCGTCTCTACATTCCCCGGCATTCCAGAATCGTAATTTCGAAATCGTCAATCCCTTCGGCAAGCTGGCTTCGACAGGCTCAGCCACCGCAGAGCAGGCGTCAATCGTAAATCAAAAATCGTCAATCGTAAATCGTCAATCGTCTGGCTGTTTGTTACCTTTGTCGCCTTTTCTTTATCAATAAAAGAGACAGATTTACATCCATGAGGCTTGCAAGGCTCCACAAAACATTAACACTTTCCGAACGCCACACTTTCAGGCTTCACCTGGGCTACAGCGTCATCGAAGGATTTATTCTGGGTGTGCTGGCGCTTAATGAGTTTGTGTTTATCAAGAGTCTGTCGGGTTCTGATTACGAGCTGGGCATCCTGTTTCAGTCGAGCATGTTGGTGTTTTTGCTGCTGGTGTTTGTTAATGAATTCCTAAAACGCATCCGGCGGCGTCGGATTTTCCTGCGCTGGACAGGCGTCATCACACGGCTGCCGCTGTTGCTGCTGTTTTTCTTCCCACGCTCACCCGAAGTCTATCAGAGCGGTGCCCTCTGGCATGTTATCTTCCTGGCCATTTTTCTGGTCTACTATCTGGCCGCGCTGGTCATCAATCCTACCATCAACCTGCTGCTCAAAAACAACTACAGCCATCAGAATTTTGGCACGCTCTATAGCTATTCACAGTCGGCCAACAAGGTGGTGCTGCTGGTGGTGACTTTCCTTTACGGTTTGCTGCTCGATGCCGACAACTACGCCTTTACTTATATTTTTCCTGTGGCGGGCGCGCTGGGCATGGTGTCGGTGTTTTTGCTTTCAAAGATCGACTATTCGCCGCCAGAAGTTATTCATCTTAAGACCACCTTTGGCCAGTCGGTAAAGAACTCAATGAAGAACATGTTTCTGATCCTTAAAAATAACCGCCCTTACCTTCATTTCCAGATTGGTTTCATGCTTTATGGTATTGCCTTTATGTCCACTGTCGCTGTGATAACCATCTTTTTTTACAATGCGCTGGGGCTTAATTATTCGAGTGTGGCGTTTTATAAAAATGCTTTCAACATCTTGGCGATACTGCTGCTGCCGATCTTTGGCCGCATCATGGGGCGGCTCGACCCACGCCGCTTTGCCATTATTACCTACGCGTCGCTGGCCGGTTATCTCTTCGCGCTGATTCTTACCGAATACCTTCCCTATTTCACTACCATCTGGGGATTAAAAATCTACTACACGCTTATTCTTTACGTGATCAGTCAGGGCTTTTTTGCCTCTACCATGGTATTGCTTTGGAACATCGGCTCTGCTTATTTTGGCCACGACCATCAGGCCGACATCTATCAATCGACGCATCTTTTCCTCACCGGCGTGCGCGCCATCTTTGCCCCGCTCGCCGGCATCTTCATCTATCAGCAATTTGGCTACACCATCACTTTTGGCATCGGCATCATAGCATTATTGCTGGCAATCGTGCTGATGCAGTGGTCGTACCGGCAGCAGAAGGTTAGGTGATAAATTCCAAATGACAATAAGACAAAATTCAAAATAATTTCAAAAATCAAAATCGCAGGTAGCTTTAACATTTGGAATTTTTAAAATTGGCATTTATTTGCCATTTGAGATTTGTTATTTGGTTGTTTGTTAGAAAAACATATTCGGCTTTATGGTGAGGCACTTCTTAGCGTGCCTCATTTTGCTACTGGCTGTCAGTTTTATTGCTACTTTTATCGCCTTTATTTACTGTGTTAATCTATCGGAACCTATGTCCAGACAACTTACTTTGCAACTATCAGCATTGCTTGTTTTTTCGCTGTTCTCGCTTCATTTGCTTTCGCAAAATGAGATTGCTTTTCCTTTCGCCGCCATGCCAGAGGCTCCTGCGACTTTGCTCTTTGATTATCCCACGCAAGTAAACGCCGGAGATGCCTTTGTGCTTACCTGCACGATTAAAAAAAACAGACCCGTTGCCAGCAGCACACTCACTTTTATCACTGTTCCGGGATTTGCTGTGCAGCCTTTTACCCTGGCGGGCGCAAAAGTTGATAGCAACGGCAACAAAACAACACTTTCGTGGAAAGCATTCATCGAAAACCCACAAATATCTTTTTCGATAAAGGTTGCCACCGGTAATCTTCCGCAAAGCGTTTATCCATTGATAACAGAATACAGCGATAGCCACGGGTACCAAAGCAGGCAAACGCTCAGTATTTATTTGCAAAATCCGGCGCCGGAGCGGGAGTATGTAGCCGACCCTTTTGCAGGTAAAAATCCCTACACGCTGACGCTTCTGCATCCCGAAACGGTAAAACCCAAAGAGGAATTTGAAATTAAAATGCAGCTTGCAAAAGGAAAAAATACCGGAGCTGCCTCTGTTATGCTCAGAATACCATCCGCTGCTTCGATAACGCTTGACGGCTATCCGGAAGCATTTTTTGAGAACGGGCAGCTTGTGGCCAACATCCCGACGATGCCATCGAGTCCTGTTTTTGAAATTACAGCCCACGTAAAGAATAATGCCCAACGTCAGGCTGTTTATCCTGTTCGTGCATCCGTTACCTACAACGACGGTTTTACAGCTTCATGGGAAAGTTTTATTTACACCGGGCAAAAAAGCGCTATAACACCACCGGTAAAATCTCCTTCTGCCAAAAGAATTTACGACACCACTTCGGTTTTTTCGCGCCTCGACAGCCTGCTCAGCGAGTGGACAGCAACCGTACCGGCTGTTAAAACCCGACCGCCGGACACCAAAAACCAAACACCTGTTGCAGCAGATCCTCCGATTGAAACAAACACTAAAGCTGCCGAAGCAAAACCGGAAACTGATTTTACTAACAATGAAATCCCTAAAAATTCTTTTTATGCTGTTCAGGTTGTCGCATCAAAAGCACCACTTGAAACCTTGAAAAGTTTCCTGCAGTCGATGGGCATACAGCACATCGTCCACGAGAATTACGATGGCATTTATTACCGCTATTGTGTTGGCGAATTTGAAACGGCAGATCAGGCAAAAATCGCCTTGGCGCTGATTTCAGAGGCGGGATTCCCGGATGCATTTGTGGTATATATCGAAGATGCCCAACGGTGCAAGAAGATAGATTAACGCAGTCCTCTAAGGGAATTTTAGAGATTTGTTTGGAGTTTGCCTGTCGGGAGGCTCTTACAATCATTAATATGCATCGAGTTTGTTGCCACACATCATGCAATAGCGTGCATCGATGTTGTGGAGTGTGTGCCCACAGTTGGAACAAGGAGTAGCCGTCTCAGTTGAAATTTTGGTATCCAATTTTATCATTTCGCTGGAGAGGATGCCTGTAGGAACGGCGATAATAGCATAGCCCAAAATCATGATGATAGAAGCAATGAATTGCCCGACTACCGTAAGGGGGGTGATATCTCCAAAACCTACCGTGGTAAGCGTAACGATGGCCCAATAAACACTTCGTGGTATACTGGTGAAACCGCTTTCAGGCCCTTCGATCAGATACATCAGCGACCCCATGATGACCACGATGGTGAGAATTACCTCCATAAAAACAATGATTTTATATTTGCTCTGACGCAGCGCTATCTGCAGCATCTGCGAAGCTCTTAGATAACGGCTGAGCTTGAGAACACGGAAAATTCGCAACATACGCACGATACGGATTACCAATAGATATTGGCTACCCACCAGCAATATACTTAAGTAAGTAGGCAATATCGAAAGCAGATCGATGATGCCATAAAAGCTGCGGACATATTTGAGCGGCTTGCGGCTAATGATTAGACGAAAAATATACTCAACAGTAAAAAGCAGCGTAAAAAACCACTCTAACCACAGAAACAGGTGGCGGTAGCTGATATGCATCGCGACTACAGTGTCGAGCATCACTGTTATCACACTCAAAACGATAGATATCAACAGGATGATGTCGAAGAGTCGACCAGACTTGGTATCTGCCAGAAAAACAATTTGATACCATTTGTCACGGTGGGTTCGTGGAGGGGTTTTTCGGGTCATAATGCTTAAGAATTAATGTCGGCCAAAAATAATAAAAGTCTCAAAACCCTTCGAAGATACCCAGGCCAAAAAGCGCATAGTCGTAGCGCACAGGATCATCCACATCAAAGGCACGCAGACGTTCGGTGAGGCTGAGGGCAGCGGCAAAATTATCACTTCCGGGAGATAGCAGTCCGAGTTTGCGTGCGACGCGACCGCTGTGCACGTCGAGCGGACAAATGAGCTGTGCAGGAGTGATGCGTTTCCAAATGCCGAAATCTACACTGTTGTTATCGCGACGCACCATCCACCGCAAGAACATATTGAGCCGTTTGGCAGTAGCATTTTTTGAAATGTTTGCTACATGTTTTTCCGTGCGTGGTGGATGATCCAGCGAGAAGAAAGTGTTCCGAAAATTTACAAGCGCCGTTGCTACATCCTTCACATCCTCCTGGCCTTCGCAAAAAACATTTTCCAAATCAACATGGTTTTGATAAATATTTTTGAGCGCCCACATAAAATATTCGCAGTCGGTACCATTGAAAGTGCGATGTACAAATTGCCGGAAAGGCTTCAGATCGTTATCCGTAAAATTAAGCACAAAGTCGTGCGGCGCCATGTCCATCATCTGCACCAGCCGCCGTGCATTGCTGATGGCCACTTTGCGCTGCCCCCAAGCCAGCGTGGCAGCAAAAAGGCCGGCTATCTCAATATCTTCTTTGCGCGAAAACAAATGTGGAACCGAAACAGGATCAGTCGCGATAAACGCATGAGAATTGTATTGCGCTGCCTTTTGGTCGAGGAAGGCTTTGAGATTATTCAATTTTTCTTAATCAAATTATTATTAAACCTGAAATCGAGACCCGGGTAACAGGATTATTTGCCACTCCCTTACTCTAAAACAAAGCAGCCCCGGCAAATTGTTCCGCCGAGGCTGCTGATTTTATAGCCATGAAACTTAAAATCACTTTAGTTGATGTCTGCCCTTTATAAAATTTCCAAAATCCAAATAATCTTAATCCAACAACTTGTTTTTTAGGATTTATCTTTCCTTAGAAATTTCGTATCAGGACTTTGCTTTGTTACGCTACTTCCAGCACCATTTCGGGATTTTCCATTCCCGCTTTCAGAGCGTCTTCGTTCATCGGGATGAGGTGGTGATAGCGTTCATGAATCGATTTTTTCAATCCACTGATAACGTTTTCAAGTTTTACAATGGGTTTAATCTTTAAGTAAGCCCCCAGCACAATCATGTTAAAAATCTTGGTGTTGCCCATTTCGGAGGCAATCCGCGAGCCTTCAATCTTGTAGATATTAATGTCGGTGCGTTCGGGATGCCGGCTGATGCCGTTGGGATCGTAAAGCAGAAGGCCTCCCGGCTTAACTGATTTCTCGAACTTGTCCATACTCTGCTGGTTGAGCAGGATGGCGGTATCGAAAAAGTTGAGTACCGGCGAGCTGATACGTTCGTCGCTAACGATCACCGTAACGTTGGCGGTGCCGCCACGCATCTCCGGGCCGTAGGATGGCATCCAGCTCACTTCCTGGTTTTGCATGATTCCGGAATAGGCCAGAATTTTGCCCATCGAAAGTACGCCCTGACCTCCAAATCCTGCGATGATTATTTCTTCTGTCATGATATTTCTTTTTAATTATCTGTTAAAATATTTCCTTCGCAGCACGCTAGTTATCGTCAGTTTTCACCAACTGTCCATCCACTTTGATATCGCCTAAAGGATAAAAAGGGAACATGTTATCAACCATCCACTGGTTGGCTTTCACCGGTGAGAGTTTCCAGCCAGAGTTGCAGTTGGATACTATTTCGACGAAAGTGAGGCCTTTGTTTTCTTTTTGAATATCAAAAGCTTTGCGGATAGCTCTTTTGGCTCTGCGCACTGCTGCTGGAGTGTGGACTGCCTGGCGCGAAACGAAATTCGTTCCGGGTAGCTGGGCGATAAGCTCGGTAATTTTCAGCGGGTTGCCCATGTTCTTAAGATTACGGCCGTAAGGCGATGTAGATGTCTTCATGCCTTCGATTGTGGTAGGTGCCATCTGTCCGCCCGTCATTCCGTAGATGCCGTTGTTGATAAAGACGATAGTGATGTTTTCGCCACGGTTGCAGGCATGAATAGTTTCGGCAGTGCCGATTGCAGCCAGGTCGCCGTCGCCCTGATAGGTAAAAACAACCTTGTTAGGATAGCAGCGCTTTACGGCGGTAGCTACTGCAGGAGCACGTCCGTGAGCAGCCTGTATCATATCGATGTTCATAAAATCGTAGGCCAACACCGAGCAACCAACCGGAGCAATACCAATGGTTTGCTCACAGACACCCAGCTCTTCTATTATCTCCATCACGATGCGGTGTGCCGTGCCATGGCCGCAGCCGGGGCAGTAAGACAACACGTTGTCGGTCATTAGCGGTGTTTTTTTATAAACAAGATTTTCTTCTTTTATAATATCTTTGAGTTCTATCATTGATTAACCTCCGATAATTTGATTTTCTAATGCTTTCAATACTTCTTCGGGAGAGTGGATAATGCCGCCATAACGACCATAATGTTCCACTTTTACTATACCTTCCACCGACAGTCTGATGTCTTCGACCATTTGGCCGGCGCTCATCTCTACCGAAAGGATGCCTTTGAGTCGGGGGGCCATTTCTTTGAGCACTTTGGATGGGAAGGGGTACAAAGTGATGGGGCGTAGCAGCCCTACTTTGATGCCTTTGGCGCGCGCCAGCACCAACGACTTCTGTGCAATACGTGCGCTGGAGCCATAGGCCACCATCAGGTATTCTGCGTCTTCGGTCTGGAAAGTCTCGTAGCGAACCTCTTCGGCTTCCATGCGACGGTATTTCTCCTGCAGTTTGTGGTTGTGAGCCTCCATCCTCAGCGAGTCCAGGTCGAGCGAGGTGATAATGTTGCGCTCGCGGCTGGCGGGACGGCCTGTAGCAGCCCAGCTCCCATTAAGCTTCACTATCTCTTCATCGGTCCAGCGTGGCTTCTGTTCTTTCAGCTCCACTTTTTCCATCATCTGGCCTATCATACCATCGGAAAGAATCATCACCGGGTTACGATATTTAAAAGCTATTTCAAAACCCAGCTCGATAAAGTCGGCCATTTCCTGCACGGAGGCAGGTGCCAGCGTGAAAAGACGATAGTCGCCATGACCACCCCCTTTTACAGTTTGGAAATAGTCGGCCTGTGAAGGCTGGATAGTTCCCAGTCCTGGGCCGGCACGCACCACGTTAGCGATAACGCAGGGCAACTCGGCGCCTGCGATGTAGGAGATACCTTCCTGATAAAGGCTGATGCCCGGACTTGAGGAGCTGGTAAAGATTTTTTTGCCTGCAGCTGCGGCACCATACACCATATTAATAGCTGCCAGCTCACTCTCGGCCTGGAGCACTACCATACCGGTGCGATCTTCCGGCTTTTCTGCCATCAGATACTCGAGCACCTCGCTCTGCGGTGTGATAGGGTAGCCGAAATAGCCATCAACTCCTTCGCGGATAGCCGCTTCGGCGATGGCTTCATTTCCTTTCATTAATTTTAATTCACCCATATTCGATTCGAATTTTTAAAATGCGTTTTTTCTTTAAGCCGTCTTTTTCACCCGATAAACGGTAATTACGCCATCGGGACAAACGACAGCACAATTAGTACATCCTGTACAGGCCTCGGGCTGCGCCATGTATGCGTAGTGATAACCTTTGCTGTTGACTTCGCTCGCCAGTTCTATTACGTTGGTCGGGCATGCGGCTATGCATACCTCGCAGCCTTTGCAACGCTCTGTGTCGACGACGATAGCTCCTTGAACTCTTGCCATAGTAATTCAGTGTTTTAAAGTTTGTAATCTTAATTATCGAGCTACGAAAGTAGATTATTTAAACTTATTTAAGACACAAATGGGTAGGCTTTCGCCCTTACAAAATCTAATCGGCGCCGCTACCACAGCAAAACGATGGCTTACCGGCTGGTGCCGACAATCGGTAATTCCCGCATTCACACCGTGAAACAGCTCGGCAAGTAGATTTTTGGATTTGATCAGTGCCGCTTCGTGCGGATCAATTCACGGGGTGACTTTCACCAACTCTTGCCAGTCACCCCGTGAATAAGTCCAAACATTTGGTCTTTAGTTTTAATCGGTGCTGCTTCGTGCGGGACAATTCACTGGCTGACTTTCGCCAACTCTTACCAGTCACACCGTGAATCAGCTCGACAAGTCAGTTTTAAGTTTTAATCAATACTGCTTCGTGCGGGACAATTCACGGGGTGGCTTTCATTATTTATCTTAATTCCTTCACCTCCACCTTCAGTTCAAATTGGCGGGTAATGAAAACGCGCTATTTTTGCCGCTTATTAAATAAAGAAGTACATGGATTTATTGGTAGCAGAAAAAGTACGCAAACAGTTTGCGGGTCATCTCGCTTTGGACGACGTGAGCATCGCGGTGCCCGAAGGGAGCATCTTCGGGTTGTTGGGGCCAAATGGTGCCGGCAAGACCACCCTCATCCGGATCATCAACAACATTACGGCTCCCGATAGCGGACAGCTGTGGTTCGACAGGCGCCCCATCCGCACCAGCGATGTAAACCTTATCGGCTATCTGCCCGAAGAACGCGGCCTGTATAAAAAGATGAAAGTCGGCGAACAGGCTGTTTATCTGGCGCAACTCAAGGGGCTTAAGAAAGCTGAAGCTACAAAAGCCCTCAAAGAGTGGTTTGAGAAGTTCGACATCGGCGCCTGGTGGAACAATAAAGTGGAAGAGCTTTCCAAAGGAATGCAGCAGAAGATTCAGTTTATCGTAACAGTGCTGCACAACCCGCGCCTGCTGATCTTCGACGAGCCTTTCAGCGGTTTCGACCCCATCAATGTTAATCTGATCAAAGACGAAATCCTGAAAATTCGCGACAACGGCGGAACCATTATCTTTTCTACCCACAACATGTCGTCGGTGGAGGAGCTTTGCGACCACATCGCACTCATCGACAATGCTGTGAAGATACTCGACGGGCCCATGAGCGACATACGCGCTGCCAATAAAGAAAATATGTTTGGTTTGCGTTACCGCAATGCCGGCACCGACCTGGCGCAGCACCTGCCTGGCAACTATCAGCTCCGCGAAAAAAATGATGATGGCGATTTTATAGATGTGAAAATTAAAATCCCATTGGTTGATTCCCCAAACGATCTTTTGAATCTGGCCATCCAACATGTGGAGGTGCATGGCTTCTTTGAGATTTTGCCCACCATGAACGACATTTTTATCCAAACCGTTGAAGCATACCAAAAACAAAGAAATCATGCATAAAATATTCATCATCATCCGCCGCGAATATCTTACGCGTGTGCGCAAAAAGTCTTTCCTGATTATGACCCTGCTGGGGCCTATTCTGATGGCCGCGGTGTATGTGTTGCCCATCTACCTCATGACACTCACCGACGAAGTAAAGGTAGTGCAGGTACTCGATGAGTCAGGCGCCTTTATTAAAACATTAAAAAGCACCGACGACTTTATTTTCACGCCGATCGAAACTTCCTTCGAGCAGGCAAAACAAGAGTTTGCCACCAGTGGCGACTATGGGCTGCTTTACATTCCGAGAACTGAACTCAGCGTGCCCGTTACCGGAATATTTTATTCTACCCAGCAGCCTTCCATCGCTGTCACATCCTATATTAAAAATGTGATGAAACGAGAAGTGGAAAGCCTCAAACTGCAGGCAAGTGGCGTCGACCCGGACGTGTTGCGCTCCATCCAGTCGAGCATTGTGCTAAGCACCATCAAAATTGACGAAAGTGGCGCAGAAGAGAAAAGCTCAATGGAAATAAGCTTTGGACTTAGCATCTTTGCCGCGATGCTCATCTATCTGTTCATTTTCATTTTTGGTTCCCAGGTGATGCGTGGCGTCATCGAAGAAAAAACCAACCGTATTATAGAGGTCATCATTTCGTCGGTAAGACCTTTTGAATTGATGATGGGGAAAATTGTCGGCGTGGCGCTGGTAGGGCTTACGCAGTTTATGTTGTGGATAGTGCTCACCACTATTATTATCGGCGTTTTTACAGTGTCGGTGGGAAGTGAGGTGACCGCCGGCGCACAACAGATGGTGACTACTCAGGGCAAAGTGCTCTCGCAGGAGGAGCTTGCACAAATGGCAGAAAGTACTGATAACAGCATGGCCGCGCAGGTTATCGAAGGGATACAAAGCATTAACGTAGGCGCCATGGTCGGCTCGTTTTTGTTCTATTTTCTTTTTGGATATCTGCTTTACGGAGCGCTCTTTGCCGCCATTGGTTCCGCTGTAGATAACGAAACCGACACACAGCAGTTTATGCTTCCCATCACGGCGCCGCTTATCCTCTCTATGGTTATGCTTGGATTTATCGTGGGCAATCCCAACGGACCGGTAGCGTTTTGGCTATCCATCATTCCGTTTACGTCGCCTGTGGTAATGATGGCGCGCATCCCGTTTGGCGTTCCGATTTGGCAGATATGGCTGTCGATGGGAACGCTGATATTGGGTTTTCTGGCAACTACCTGGTTGGCAGCTAAGATTTATCGCACCGGCATACTTATGTATGGCAAGCGCACCAGCTACCGTGAACTCTGGAAATGGATCAAATACCGGGATTAAAAAAATAGAAATATGGATTACATAAAAATTGATTTTGAAATTAGCGGAGAAGATATCGCCGCCACCTCCGAAATGCTCATCGCATGGCTGGGGGAATTGCCTTTTGATAGTTTTGAAGAAAACGAAAAAGGTATTGCCGGCTATATGCCGCAAAAGCTGTTCGACAACGAACAACTGACCGAAACTTTAAGGGAAATTGATTTACCGGACATCATCACATTTAAAACCAGCCTGATCCCTGATCAGAACTGGAACAAGGTGTGGGAAAGCAACTTCGAGCCGGTGACGATTGCCGGCAGATGCTATGTGCGGGCGCCTTTTCATCCCAAAAAAGACGACGCCGAATACGAGATGATAATTGAACCCAAGATGTCATTTGGCACTGCCCATCACGAAACTACCGCCATGATGCTGGAATATGTACTGGAAACTGACTGGTACGACAAACATTTTCTCGACATGGGCTGCGGCACCGGCGCGCTGGCCATTCTGGCTTCGATGCGCGGCGCTCCGTCGGGCGTTGCCATCGACAACGATGAATGGGCTTTTGAAAACACCAAAGAAAACCTTGTTCGCAACAACACCACCAACATTGCAGTTCGGATGGGTGGTAAAGAAGAAATTGGCGACGAGCAGTTTGATATCATTCTTGCCAACATCAACCGCAACATTTTGCTCGACCAGATGGAGACGTATGGCCGGGTGCTGCAGCCGGGCGGGCTGCTTTTTATGAGCGGCTTTTATAAAGAAGATGTGCAGGCCATTACCGAAGCGGCCTCGCGATTTGGCATCAGCCTGCAGCATCAGCGTGAGCAAAACAAGTGGGTGGCCGTGAAAATGATAAAAGAATAGGATTCATTAATTGTGTTGAGTTTGTGATCGGATGAAGTGTTTCAAAATATTTCCTGTATTGTTGCTGCTGCTGATTTCCGGAACACTTCCGGGACAGGCGTTGCGATCGTTCAGCACCGACTCGGTGGTGTACATGCAGGAAATGCGTACTTTTTTTGATCAAGTTATTAATAAAGAAAACAAAGCCGAAGCGCTGGCAACGCTTGAAACCTTTGGCTCTCTTTGGCAAAACGAATCTTTTGGCGCCAACGAAAAGCAGCAGATTTATCAGCTCAGCAATCTCATGCTGAGCAAGCGTATGCGCTCTTACCCCGACTTTGTGCAGTTTCTTCAGGCGCTTGGCGCGATGAAAACAAAACCTCTGGCTCCCGACAGTTATCGAAACTGGCTCCGCGGGGCAGGTCTTACCCTCGAAAGAACCAGAGGTGGCCGCGACTTTGAGTCACTGCTACAATTCACTTTGTGGCTGCTCAACGAAAACGTGTTGTATCGCACGCGCACCTTCGAATGGCGTGCGGGCACCGAAAATTATACTTTCATCGCCGACAGCACTTTCAGGGTGTCGTTTTCCGAACTTGATTTAAAAGGTGTTGCCAAAAACGACAGCACCACGCTCCGGGGCACCAGTGGCACCTACGATCCCGTTGAGGAAATTTGGATTGGATCAGGCGGCATGATCACCTGGCAGCGTGCAGGTTTGCCCGTCGACAGTGTATATGTGCTGCTTAGCGACTACCAGATGAATTTGCGTTCGTCGGGCCTTACCGCCGACAGCGTGCGCTTTTACAACCTCTCGTATTTCGGGCAGCCGCTGCTGGGAAGTGTCGAAGAAAAAGTTTCGGCCAATGTCATCAGTCCCGAAAACGCGCTCTATCCTTTTTTCCAATCCTATGTTCGAAGCCTTTTTATCGAAGGCCTTTTTAATGATGTGGATTATGAAGGTGGTTTTGCTATGAAAGGTGCTAAGATTTTTGGCAGCGGCGATGAATCTACGCCGGCAAAGCTCACCTTTAAACGACCCTACCGCGACAAGCACGGAAAGTATGATTTGCTCATTGCCCGCTCTGATGCTTTTGTGATGGAACCCGACCGCATCAATGCCGCCAGCGCTGCCGTCACCATTTATCACCAGGACGACTCTTTGTTTCATGCCGGCCTGCGTTTCCGCTACATGCACCCAAAGCGGGAAGTGTCGATGTTGCGCACCGACCGCGGCCTGATGGAAAGCCCCTGGTTTGACACCTACCACAACGTAGATATCCACTGCGAAGGATTGTACTGGCGAATGGACGAACCGGAGATACGCTTTCGTGCGCTGATGGGCGTGCAGCAAGTGAGCAACGCTACTTTCGTGAGCCGCAAATTTTACGACGAAAGAATGTACGACATTATCCAGGGCATCGATAATACCAGCCCGCTGGTAAGGCTTTATCAATATTCAAAACAATACGACACACGGCAATTTTACATCGAGGAGCTGGCGAAGTTTATCAAATATCCGGTAAACCAAACCGAGTCGATGGTGATAGGGCTGGCACGCGAAGGGTTTATTTTTTATAACCTCGAAAAACAACAAGGCATTATCACCGACAAGGCTTTTCATTTTGTAAATGCCCGAAGCCTACGCACCGATTACG is a window encoding:
- a CDS encoding 3-methyl-2-oxobutanoate dehydrogenase subunit VorB translates to MGELKLMKGNEAIAEAAIREGVDGYFGYPITPQSEVLEYLMAEKPEDRTGMVVLQAESELAAINMVYGAAAAGKKIFTSSSSPGISLYQEGISYIAGAELPCVIANVVRAGPGLGTIQPSQADYFQTVKGGGHGDYRLFTLAPASVQEMADFIELGFEIAFKYRNPVMILSDGMIGQMMEKVELKEQKPRWTDEEIVKLNGSWAATGRPASRERNIITSLDLDSLRMEAHNHKLQEKYRRMEAEEVRYETFQTEDAEYLMVAYGSSARIAQKSLVLARAKGIKVGLLRPITLYPFPSKVLKEMAPRLKGILSVEMSAGQMVEDIRLSVEGIVKVEHYGRYGGIIHSPEEVLKALENQIIGG
- a CDS encoding thiamine pyrophosphate-dependent enzyme; protein product: MELKDIIKEENLVYKKTPLMTDNVLSYCPGCGHGTAHRIVMEIIEELGVCEQTIGIAPVGCSVLAYDFMNIDMIQAAHGRAPAVATAVKRCYPNKVVFTYQGDGDLAAIGTAETIHACNRGENITIVFINNGIYGMTGGQMAPTTIEGMKTSTSPYGRNLKNMGNPLKITELIAQLPGTNFVSRQAVHTPAAVRRAKRAIRKAFDIQKENKGLTFVEIVSNCNSGWKLSPVKANQWMVDNMFPFYPLGDIKVDGQLVKTDDN
- a CDS encoding 4Fe-4S binding protein — translated: MARVQGAIVVDTERCKGCEVCIAACPTNVIELASEVNSKGYHYAYMAQPEACTGCTNCAVVCPDGVITVYRVKKTA
- a CDS encoding 2-oxoacid:acceptor oxidoreductase family protein, with the protein product MTEEIIIAGFGGQGVLSMGKILAYSGIMQNQEVSWMPSYGPEMRGGTANVTVIVSDERISSPVLNFFDTAILLNQQSMDKFEKSVKPGGLLLYDPNGISRHPERTDINIYKIEGSRIASEMGNTKIFNMIVLGAYLKIKPIVKLENVISGLKKSIHERYHHLIPMNEDALKAGMENPEMVLEVA
- a CDS encoding SPOR domain-containing protein; this encodes MSRQLTLQLSALLVFSLFSLHLLSQNEIAFPFAAMPEAPATLLFDYPTQVNAGDAFVLTCTIKKNRPVASSTLTFITVPGFAVQPFTLAGAKVDSNGNKTTLSWKAFIENPQISFSIKVATGNLPQSVYPLITEYSDSHGYQSRQTLSIYLQNPAPEREYVADPFAGKNPYTLTLLHPETVKPKEEFEIKMQLAKGKNTGAASVMLRIPSAASITLDGYPEAFFENGQLVANIPTMPSSPVFEITAHVKNNAQRQAVYPVRASVTYNDGFTASWESFIYTGQKSAITPPVKSPSAKRIYDTTSVFSRLDSLLSEWTATVPAVKTRPPDTKNQTPVAADPPIETNTKAAEAKPETDFTNNEIPKNSFYAVQVVASKAPLETLKSFLQSMGIQHIVHENYDGIYYRYCVGEFETADQAKIALALISEAGFPDAFVVYIEDAQRCKKID
- a CDS encoding ion transporter, with protein sequence MTRKTPPRTHRDKWYQIVFLADTKSGRLFDIILLISIVLSVITVMLDTVVAMHISYRHLFLWLEWFFTLLFTVEYIFRLIISRKPLKYVRSFYGIIDLLSILPTYLSILLVGSQYLLVIRIVRMLRIFRVLKLSRYLRASQMLQIALRQSKYKIIVFMEVILTIVVIMGSLMYLIEGPESGFTSIPRSVYWAIVTLTTVGFGDITPLTVVGQFIASIIMILGYAIIAVPTGILSSEMIKLDTKISTETATPCSNCGHTLHNIDARYCMMCGNKLDAY
- a CDS encoding TIGR02757 family protein; its protein translation is MNNLKAFLDQKAAQYNSHAFIATDPVSVPHLFSRKEDIEIAGLFAATLAWGQRKVAISNARRLVQMMDMAPHDFVLNFTDNDLKPFRQFVHRTFNGTDCEYFMWALKNIYQNHVDLENVFCEGQEDVKDVATALVNFRNTFFSLDHPPRTEKHVANISKNATAKRLNMFLRWMVRRDNNSVDFGIWKRITPAQLICPLDVHSGRVARKLGLLSPGSDNFAAALSLTERLRAFDVDDPVRYDYALFGLGIFEGF
- a CDS encoding MFS transporter, with translation MRLARLHKTLTLSERHTFRLHLGYSVIEGFILGVLALNEFVFIKSLSGSDYELGILFQSSMLVFLLLVFVNEFLKRIRRRRIFLRWTGVITRLPLLLLFFFPRSPEVYQSGALWHVIFLAIFLVYYLAALVINPTINLLLKNNYSHQNFGTLYSYSQSANKVVLLVVTFLYGLLLDADNYAFTYIFPVAGALGMVSVFLLSKIDYSPPEVIHLKTTFGQSVKNSMKNMFLILKNNRPYLHFQIGFMLYGIAFMSTVAVITIFFYNALGLNYSSVAFYKNAFNILAILLLPIFGRIMGRLDPRRFAIITYASLAGYLFALILTEYLPYFTTIWGLKIYYTLILYVISQGFFASTMVLLWNIGSAYFGHDHQADIYQSTHLFLTGVRAIFAPLAGIFIYQQFGYTITFGIGIIALLLAIVLMQWSYRQQKVR